One Leptolyngbya sp. SIO1E4 genomic window, GCGAGCCGCGATCGCGGCCATTGGTTATGTGCTCAAGACCCTACCCCGCCCCACAGGGCCAGAGACAGTACCCGATATGGGGACAGACATCGGGTCAGCTCAGCACCCCCAGGGGGTAATCCTTTCAGGGCCATTACCGGTTCTGAATGAGGCTGATTTAGGGCAGCCCTTAGAGACTTGGGTCGTTACCCCCCAGCCCTTGGCAGATGCCTTAAACGGACGACACTCCCTGTTGCCCTCGTCGGCCCCTCCTGCGCAACAGCCAGCCCTGCGAACCATTCAGGCTTTACCACTCAACTTGCAGAATCCGTTACTGAAAGAGCGGTTTTGCCTGGTCATGACCCCCCCCTTCAGTGTCGGGCTGGTCTTGGGACACCCAGCCGGGGAGACACCCAGCCTTCAATATTCCTTTGACCCACAGGTGTTGCTAACGCTGTGGCAGCATATTCGAACACACATTTCGGAGACGGTTACAGACACCCTTAATGGGTTAGATAAGCAAGTGCCGCAGATCATCGCAGCACCAGACTATCGCTTAGTGACTCGGTTTACCCAAGCGCTCCTGGCTCACTTACCCCATCGCTTTAATGACGCTGCCTTAACGTGGGAAGAGCGGGGCAATGTCCGGTTAGCTCATTGGTCAGAAACCCAGCGGAAATCGGTTAGTAGCCACGGGCAACCTCCTGAGGCAACGCCGACAGCGCGAGAAGAAACGCCGCGTACGACCAGGAGACAAGATACCGAACTTCTCCAGGCCATGGCCCATGAAATTAGAACGCCATTGACCACCATTCGCACCCTGACCCGATCGCTCCTGCGCCGCAAAGATGTCTCGGCAGAGGCGCGCAAACGGTTAAGTCGTATCGATCAAGAATGCACCCAACAGATTGATCGCTTTAACCTGATTTTCCGGGCAGTTGAGTTAGAAACCACTCACCGCGATCGCCCCCCTTCGGCCCTGACGCCCATTGCCCTGACGCAAATATTTCAGGACTCGATTCCCCGCTGGCAGCAACAGGCCCGGCGGCGGAACTTAAGTCTGGATGTGGCCTTGCCCCCAAATTTACCGCGCATTACCAGCGATCCCACGCTATTGAACGAGGTGCTGACCGGTGTTGTGGAATGGTTCACTCAATGCCTACCAGCCCAGAGCCATATTCAAATGCGCGTGATGCTGGCGGGGCATCAGCTTAAGCTTCAGTTTGAGGCCGAACCTCAAGGGGTGGCGTGCCCCCTTAACGGCAAAACCGACACGAGAAGGCAACCGTTGAAGTCGCTGGGGCAACTTCTGACGATTGCCCCTGAAACCGGCGGGCTCAGCCTAAATCTAGATGCCACCAAAAACCTTTTTCACTTTTTAGGGGGCAAACTCATCGTTCGTCAACGACCTGAACAGGGTGAGGTTCTAACCGTGTTCTTGCCCTTAGAGACGCGGGAAATTTAGGTCATTGCTGGGAAAAAGGCAAGTTTGACCAAAAGCCAGCACACATCCTTACCGAGAAATTCGTCGCACGCGCCAGCCAGTGTAGGTCAATAACCCGGTCGCGCACACTGCATAAACGACCCCAATCCCGGCAAAGGCTAACGCAAGGCTCCCCGCCCACAGGGTTAACGCGTAGATAAACAACACGGCCCAGCGATGGGAAAGACCCGCTTTCAATAGGCGGTGATGTAAGTGTCGTTTATCAGCCACGAAGGGCGATGCCCCGCAGCGGATGCGGTCTAAGATAACCGCTGACATATCCAAAATGGGGACTGCCAAAATCAAATAGGGTAGCAGCACGGCCACTGTCGTCACACTTTTAACCAGGCCAATCACACCAACCCCAGCCAGGGTAAAGCCCATAAAGTATGACCCCCCATCTCCCATAAAAATCTTGGCGGGGTTGAAGTTGTAGCGCAAAAAGCCCAAAGCACCCCCGGCAAGGGCCGCAGCAATGAGCGCAGCAGCGGGCTGCTGCATGAAGAGACTCACCACCAGCATAATGATGGCTGCAATGCCCGAAACCCCTGCAGCTAAGCCATCTAGGCCGTCAATCCAGTTAATGGCATTCGTCATCCCCACTAACCAAATAATCGTGACTGGAAGACTGACCCAGCCCGGCAAAGACACCAGCCCGACAAAGGGAACGGTTAAAAAATCAATACTGACACCCACATACCAGGCAATGCCGGAGATCGTGGCTTGCATCAACAGGCGGCTAGAGGCAGACAAGCCGAATAAATCGTCCAGTAGGCCAATCAAAAAGAAGGCCAAGCCCCCTAAGGTTACGCCCCAAATGGCATATTCATCGGGAGGGCTTAAGTATTGCCCGCTAGCATCAATAAACCCACCGCTCCACCAGACTGTGAGCAATGAAATCAGGGTTCCTAAAAAAATAGAAATCCCGCCTAAGCGCACCATCGGCTGACTATGAACTTTGCGCCCCCCTGGCAAATCTACTCGACCACTTTTAAGACCAATGCGACGAACAATGGGAGTTGCGACCAGTACCACCGCACCCGAAATTAAAAAGGCCAAGACATGATAAAGCTGAAAAGGCATAAAGCATCCTTCAACCGCGTTGAAGTTCAGCGATCGACATCATCGAAAAATCTATAACAGAGTTAGGGGATCCGTCATAGTCGGTAAATCCTTGAGAACCCAAACTGAACTAGATTCTCAAAGCCCAGAAAGCCTTGCAAAAATATAAAGCTCAATGAAGGATAGGACAGATTGAGGGGGTTGTCTACTGCCACATGCCTCAAGGCAATTTAGCAGTGGGGGGACGGCAGGCAGTTTTGAGCAAAAAGATACCCGTATGATTCGAGCCAGCATAGCCAACTCAACTGCTTACACCCAATGGATACGCGCAAAATCTGCAATGACAGGAACTTTTTAGCTGAAAGTCTCAGCACCGAATAGCGGGTATAGAAATTCCCGTTTATTATCGACCCCCGAACAAACAGGGGCCTGGCAGCGCCAAGCCCCAACCGGGATCAGGACTCAGCACCGCTTTATGCCATTGCAGGCTCAGGCAACGTCAGGTGGGGATAGAGCGGAAAGCGATCGCACAACTCAGCCACCCGACAACGACAGTTTTCGGTTACGGCCTCATCCTCAGGGCGAGTTAAACGATCCGCAATGATGTCAGCAATTTCGATGAACTCAGCGGCACCCATCCCCCGTGTGGTCATTGCTGGAGACCCTAATCGCAGACCACTGGTTACAAAGGGTGATTCGGGATCAAACGGCACGGTATTTTTGTTAGCCGTGATATTCACTTCACTCACTAGCTGATCGGCCCGTTTACCCGTGAGGTTAACAGAGCGTAGATCGACTAACACCAAATGGTTATCCGTGCCCCCCGATACGATTTTGAGTCCTCGCTGCTGTAAGCGATCGCCCAGGGCCTGGGCATTCTCAATCACCTGAGCGGCATAGGCTTTAAAGTCGGACTGTAGCGCTTCACCAAAGGCAACAGCTTTGGCCGCAATCACGTGCTCTAAGGGGCCACCCTGGCTGCCTGGAAACACGGCTTTATCAAATTTTTTGCCCAGTTCGGGATCCCGCGTCATGATCAGGCCACCCCGAGGCCCTCGCAGGGTTTTGTGGGTGGTGGTGGTAACCACGTCACAGTGGGGAAGCGGATTGGGATGTAGCCCGGCTGCAACCAGCCCTGCAATATGGGCAATATCTGCCAGGAGATAGGCACCCACTTCGTCAGCGATCGCCCGGAACTTTTCAAACGGAATAATTCTTGGATAGGCCGAATACCCACAAATAATGAGCTTAGGCCGATGCTCTAGCGCTAAAGCACGCAGTTGGTCAAAGTCTAGCGTCTCAGTTTCTCGATTGACGCCATACTGATAAACCTGAAACCACTTCCCAGAAACATTGACCGGTGAACCATGGGTCAAATGCCCCCCATGGGATAAATCCATCCCCAAGATGGTATCCCCAGGTTTCAAGAGCGCCAAGAAAACCGCAAAGTTGGCCTGGGCCCCCGAATGGGGTTGCACATTGGCATGGGCTGCCCCAAACAGCTCTTTGACACGCTCAATGGCCAGAGTTTCAACCTGGTCTATAAAGTCACAGCCCCCGTAATAGCGCTTACCGGGCAAGCCCTCAGCGTATTTGTTCGTTAGGACTGACCCCTGGGCAGCCATCACCGCTGGAGAAGCAAAATTTTCACTGGCAATTAGCTCTAAATGTTCTCGCTGCCGCTGCAATTCTCGCTGTACCATGCCCGCTACCAGCGGGTCGTTGTGCTGAAGTATTTCTAAACTTGTTTGCGTCACAACCGTCAACCCCCATTCCCCAATCGATCAATTTGGCTAGTCAATCATTCAGTTTCTAAAAGGTCGATGCCGTCCTGAGTCACCCCATTCTAGAAACTTAATGCTAAGAGCTTGAAGCCTGAGAGCGCTGCCAGCCCTTCATCTAGACAGAAACCGTGAAAATCTGTGATAGCGGATTGTCATGGTTCCTGATAAGACTCATCATTTTATGCTTTTTAACCCGCGCAAGCTAGTACCAACCCCAGGGGATTGAGGGGTAGGAGATGATTCTCTGCTAGAAGGCAATCGCGTTGACGTTAGAAAGGAAGGCTGATAGACCAGATGGTTTTAGCTTGATCTGGGTCAGGATATTCGA contains:
- a CDS encoding HAMP domain-containing histidine kinase, with amino-acid sequence MGTDIGSAQHPQGVILSGPLPVLNEADLGQPLETWVVTPQPLADALNGRHSLLPSSAPPAQQPALRTIQALPLNLQNPLLKERFCLVMTPPFSVGLVLGHPAGETPSLQYSFDPQVLLTLWQHIRTHISETVTDTLNGLDKQVPQIIAAPDYRLVTRFTQALLAHLPHRFNDAALTWEERGNVRLAHWSETQRKSVSSHGQPPEATPTAREETPRTTRRQDTELLQAMAHEIRTPLTTIRTLTRSLLRRKDVSAEARKRLSRIDQECTQQIDRFNLIFRAVELETTHRDRPPSALTPIALTQIFQDSIPRWQQQARRRNLSLDVALPPNLPRITSDPTLLNEVLTGVVEWFTQCLPAQSHIQMRVMLAGHQLKLQFEAEPQGVACPLNGKTDTRRQPLKSLGQLLTIAPETGGLSLNLDATKNLFHFLGGKLIVRQRPEQGEVLTVFLPLETREI
- a CDS encoding serine hydroxymethyltransferase, producing the protein MTQTSLEILQHNDPLVAGMVQRELQRQREHLELIASENFASPAVMAAQGSVLTNKYAEGLPGKRYYGGCDFIDQVETLAIERVKELFGAAHANVQPHSGAQANFAVFLALLKPGDTILGMDLSHGGHLTHGSPVNVSGKWFQVYQYGVNRETETLDFDQLRALALEHRPKLIICGYSAYPRIIPFEKFRAIADEVGAYLLADIAHIAGLVAAGLHPNPLPHCDVVTTTTHKTLRGPRGGLIMTRDPELGKKFDKAVFPGSQGGPLEHVIAAKAVAFGEALQSDFKAYAAQVIENAQALGDRLQQRGLKIVSGGTDNHLVLVDLRSVNLTGKRADQLVSEVNITANKNTVPFDPESPFVTSGLRLGSPAMTTRGMGAAEFIEIADIIADRLTRPEDEAVTENCRCRVAELCDRFPLYPHLTLPEPAMA
- a CDS encoding undecaprenyl/decaprenyl-phosphate alpha-N-acetylglucosaminyl 1-phosphate transferase, whose product is MPFQLYHVLAFLISGAVVLVATPIVRRIGLKSGRVDLPGGRKVHSQPMVRLGGISIFLGTLISLLTVWWSGGFIDASGQYLSPPDEYAIWGVTLGGLAFFLIGLLDDLFGLSASSRLLMQATISGIAWYVGVSIDFLTVPFVGLVSLPGWVSLPVTIIWLVGMTNAINWIDGLDGLAAGVSGIAAIIMLVVSLFMQQPAAALIAAALAGGALGFLRYNFNPAKIFMGDGGSYFMGFTLAGVGVIGLVKSVTTVAVLLPYLILAVPILDMSAVILDRIRCGASPFVADKRHLHHRLLKAGLSHRWAVLFIYALTLWAGSLALAFAGIGVVYAVCATGLLTYTGWRVRRISR